Proteins from a single region of Budorcas taxicolor isolate Tak-1 chromosome 7, Takin1.1, whole genome shotgun sequence:
- the LOC128050548 gene encoding heterogeneous nuclear ribonucleoproteins A2/B1-like: MEKTWKSVPMRRQKKEAEQIRKLFIGGLSFQTTEESLRKYYQQWGELTDCVVLRDFASQRSRGCGFVTFSSMTEVDAAMAARPHSIDGRVLEPRRAVPREASGQRGAHWALKKLFIGGIKEDTEEHHLREYFEKYGKIDAIEIITDRQSGKKRGFGFVTFDDYDPVDKIVLQKCHAINGHRAEVRKALSIWEMQQDLEVGILEVTLVMEGEVEVVEALGLATVVGSLEVVMTILEIMTSNLLTMVQ; encoded by the exons ATGGAGAAAACCTGGAAATCTGTTCCTATGAGAAGGCAAAAGAAAGAGGCCGAACAAATCCGTAAACTGTTCATTGGCGGCTTGAGCTTTCAAACCACAGAAGAAAGTCTGAGGAAGTACTACCAGCAGTGGGGAGAACTCACAGATTGTGTGGTCCTGAGGGACTTTGCCAGTCAAAGATCAAGAGGATGTGGTTTTGTCACCTTTTCATCCATGACCGAGGTGGATGCTGCCATGGCGGCCAGACCCCATTCCATTGACGGCAGAGTGCTTGAACCCAGACGTGCTGTCCCAAGAGAGGCATCTGGGCAGCGAGGGGCCCACTGGGCCCTGAAGAAGCTGTTCATTGGTGGAATTAAGGAGGATACCGAGGAGCATCATCTTAGAGAATACTTTGAGAAATATGGAAAAATCGATGCCATTGAGATCATCACTGAtaggcagtcaggcaagaaaagaggCTTTGGATTTGTGACTTTTGATGACTATGATCCCGTGGATAAGATAGTGTTGCAGAAATGCCATGCCATCAATGGTCATCGTGCAGAAGTCAGGAAGGCTTTGTCAATATGGGAAATGCAGCAA GACCTGGAGGTGGGAATTTTGGAGGTTACCCTTGTTATGGAGggggaggtggaggtggtggaGGCTCTGGGTTTGGCAACTGTGGTGGGTTCTCTGGAGGTGGTTATGACAATTTTGGAAATTATGACCAGCAACCTTCTAACTATGGTCcaatga